In the genome of Impatiens glandulifera chromosome 6, dImpGla2.1, whole genome shotgun sequence, the window TTCCTATTATGAGGAGCAGCCATCTCCTTTTTCAGCTGAGTCAATATGTCTTCCATTGTATACTCTCTATGCCAATTCCCAAGACTTGGAAATTTCTTCGGTTCCACCTGTCCAACACCAATCCATAACACTTTTATTATACAGTAAAAATAAGTCGAACtgtaaaaattcaaattaaatgaaaCACCAAAATCAAACTTATACTACCCAAGAAAAGACAAAGAACATAACAAATTCAAGATGGCCTGATGGGATCAGTTGTTCAATGAAGAATGTGCAAGTCACATATTCTAAgactttttttttggaaaacagctTAACGGCATTTCATTAAGAAcccaaaagtgggagaaatGGTCAAttatcaaagctagacaaaccctagcttcGATTAAAAGAATCAAACAATCCTAAAGTATCTGattagaaacaaacaaaaaaacaaatattacagAAACAGACAACTAAAGCATACAAATCCTAATACTTAAACATTCTTGTTAAATTTAGCCAATATCCTTTCCCCTGCTTTCGGATCCCAATCTGATGCTCTCACAGCCCAACCACTTTGCCTAATCACATGTTCAAGACTTTGGTATAGACCAAATgctaaagttttaaaaaaagaaaaagagcatAACACCTCAGATCTGGGATAGACATACTAATCATGGTAATTGTGTCCAGTTTATAACAATAGTTGCCAAGGAAGAATTTTGAAGCACAAATGGATGCTGGACACAAACCCAAGCATGTTCTACTTAAACCTAATTTTTTGCAAATGTAGAAAATGGGACTGGAGATGTCATAAGAAACAATGCCTTGGAATGAACTACAAGAGGGAAAATTTGTATTCATTGAGAAATCAGTAAATATTAcgtgggttattttgaattatttttaaataacctaaaatccaatcaataaactaCTCATCAATCATATAATTGAAATCAacaactaaaatatcaaaatacactttattttaaaaaataaacaaattatgtattcactatatatttatactccTAGAGTTTGTTTAATGTTATTCATTAGAAggttttatcaaaaaaaaaattgtttgatgaagaaatatgttatttgggtttttaattgattgaataACTATACTAtctttttgtaattaaaatgaaaattttataaaattattgtaaggATATTacagtattttagttgatgaataGAGTTATTTGATTGTAGAAAAGAAATATGATGGGATAGTTGGGTTTTGAATAAAAATCCTAAAGAAATCCAAATCAAATGAGCTTCTATTGTCTTATTACTCATGTTTCTAGTGCTAAACAATATCTCTTTACTCAAATAACCTGATTTTTCACAAGCTACCTCAAacgggttatttaaaaatacacacctggttattcaaataaaccacTCATATCAAACAAGGGCCAAGGTTGTTTAGATGTTATTTAGTTAGAGTACCGCCAAAAAGTTGCTGGATGCAAAGGATTTATGACCACTTTTTATCTTTACTACATCACAAGAAACATGATTATAAGATTTGTCACTTATGGACTGCCCATAAAATGAAAGGATTATGTTATATGGAAGTGTTGTCAATTGAGCAAATCAGTTAACCTATAATAATAACCCACTAGGATAGCTCAAGTGGCAAGAGTCTTGTTTAAGAGACCAAAGGTCTCAGGTTCGATTTTTACTAAGAACACCTTAAGTTGAAGTGGGGAGACATGACTGTAGAATTGTGCTAactttctaaaattcaaaaaaataaaaagaagctAACCTATAGTAATAAATAACAAGTAAAGCAATAAAGTTCATACCACTCCTGTTTCATGGTTGACACATGTCATATTGATCCGGGAATGGAATCGGACACTTGGTGCCTTCTCAGGGTAATCTTTGTCACAAAACAGCTTCAGTTGATAAATGCGTCCTTCATGTACAGACTGTACACAAATGTAGAATGAAAATTAACATTTTAGATTGCAAATACCAAACATTCAGGTTCTAATGCATAACAAGGAAACCTGATTATGAAAAAGTTTTCATCTAATAAACATGATAGTTATGATCTTTTTCTTTAAAGCAAAGTGAGTGGGAGGTTAGTAacattgtttatgttaaccCCATTCACATCATAATATGACTTTCTACTAATAGGCATCCAACCTGCAAACGTTTTATATATGTTAAGGCCCAGGAAATATCATGACTGCATTTCCTTTAAAAGACAGGAAGTTGAGATAAAATATAGTTC includes:
- the LOC124944032 gene encoding ubiquitin-conjugating enzyme E2 variant 1D-like; amino-acid sequence: MTLGSGGSGIVVPRNFRLLEELERGEKGIGDGTVSYGMDDGDDIYMRSWTGTIIGPHNSVHEGRIYQLKLFCDKDYPEKAPSVRFHSRINMTCVNHETGVVEPKKFPSLGNWHREYTMEDILTQLKKEMAAPHNRKLVQPPEGTYF